From Halobacterium sp. R2-5, the proteins below share one genomic window:
- a CDS encoding transcription initiation factor IIB: protein MSDRTRTRDERETAREETAEREEHEESELHCPECGGDLVVDDERGETVCEDCGLVVEEDSIDRGPEWRAFGSKENDQKSRVGAPTTNMMHDKGLSTNIGWQDKDAYGNSLSSNQRQKMQRLRKWNERFRTRTSKERNLKQALGEIERMASALGLPKNVRETASVIYRRALDEDLLPGRSIEGVATSALYAAARQANTPRSLDEVANVSRVDRDEIARTYRYVARELGLEVAPTDPTSYVPRFCSELGLPDEVERRARELLGSAQEAGLYSGKSPVGLAAAAVYAASLLSNERVTQSQVSDVANVSEVTIRNRYHEILEAGGEPNVEA from the coding sequence ATGAGTGACAGAACGCGGACCCGAGACGAGCGCGAGACCGCCCGCGAGGAAACAGCGGAGCGCGAGGAGCACGAGGAATCGGAGTTACACTGTCCGGAGTGCGGCGGCGACCTGGTCGTCGACGACGAGCGCGGGGAGACGGTCTGCGAGGACTGCGGGCTCGTCGTCGAGGAGGACAGCATCGACCGCGGGCCGGAGTGGCGCGCGTTCGGCAGCAAGGAGAACGACCAGAAGAGCCGGGTGGGCGCCCCGACGACGAACATGATGCACGACAAGGGGCTGTCGACGAACATCGGCTGGCAGGACAAGGACGCCTACGGGAACAGCCTCTCGTCGAACCAGCGCCAGAAGATGCAGCGCCTCCGCAAGTGGAACGAGCGCTTCCGCACTCGTACCTCCAAGGAGCGCAACCTCAAGCAGGCGCTCGGCGAGATCGAACGCATGGCGTCCGCGCTCGGCCTCCCGAAGAACGTCCGGGAGACTGCGTCCGTAATCTATCGCCGCGCGCTCGACGAGGACCTCCTGCCCGGCCGCTCTATCGAGGGTGTCGCCACGAGCGCGCTGTACGCCGCCGCCAGGCAGGCGAACACGCCCCGCAGCCTCGACGAGGTCGCGAACGTCAGCCGCGTCGACCGCGACGAGATCGCGCGCACGTACCGCTACGTCGCCCGCGAGCTCGGCCTCGAAGTCGCGCCCACCGACCCCACGAGCTACGTCCCGCGGTTCTGCTCCGAACTCGGCCTCCCGGACGAGGTCGAGCGCCGCGCCCGCGAGCTCCTCGGGAGCGCCCAGGAAGCCGGCCTCTACTCCGGGAAGTCGCCCGTAGGGCTGGCCGCCGCCGCAGTGTACGCCGCCAGCCTGCTCTCGAACGAGCGCGTCACCCAGAGTCAGGTCAGCGACGTCGCGAACGTCAGCGAGGTCACTATCCGGAACCGCTACCACGAGATTCTGGAGGCCGGCGGCGAGCCGAACGTCGAAGCCTAG
- a CDS encoding HalOD1 output domain-containing protein — MAEPTEDNIIHRELDTDAENPAVEIAELVADVEGTDTTELPAMYDIADHVLDHLFSTPPAPEAQFKVSFSYEGYRITVEQNGAAELIDTET, encoded by the coding sequence ATGGCTGAACCGACGGAAGACAACATCATCCACCGGGAGCTGGACACGGACGCGGAGAACCCCGCAGTCGAAATCGCGGAGCTCGTCGCCGACGTCGAGGGCACGGACACGACCGAGCTGCCGGCGATGTACGACATCGCCGACCACGTTCTCGACCACCTGTTCTCGACGCCGCCGGCGCCGGAAGCCCAGTTCAAGGTCAGCTTCAGCTACGAGGGGTACCGCATCACGGTCGAACAGAACGGCGCCGCGGAGCTCATCGACACCGAAACCTGA
- a CDS encoding rhomboid family intramembrane serine protease has translation MNVSPVVVVAAATVAVLAATAAVPRYRRLGPLARAAPLGVLLGIAAAAALETVGVWSAAAYAAVVALLATGAAVMSVGEGRAVVRRVRSRLLFGVPWGTLAVVAGVAAFYLVVQFGAAGSPLVVPFVSWSYFYPLGTVTSAFAHASLGHVTGNLLGTVALAPLAEYAFSHYPTERGESSFGSWTTNPYVRAFVLFPAGVLALGLLTGVFSWGATIGFSGVVYAFAGFALVRFPLATVLAVSARELLSLLWSVLQNPITYASASSSFSAPWWAGVSVQGHLFGFLAGAVLAAALVARRDRGPSAARVWFGAVVLGASMSLWAVWWYGGVDEYVLFRALGLLLVATLAVLLTAAVRADAATLVRDVSTRKVAFALLLLPVVTMSLVAVPVNLTTVADADLPGDPVEVRGYEVTYAEDVTNERVAGVDLPYGSEATNVSASGVIVANDGRDIWTEEVSASRLGFYGDQTVTVGGVGWKETVGVHRRGWVPAGGDAVYNVYVTPPDESTRHVYSSEGSTADPVVGGRAVRVDAAGGGFGLEVLRNDTVVETVELPRGNESVDAGGLTFARNESRVLAAYGNTTVTIATEESYE, from the coding sequence ATGAACGTCTCGCCGGTGGTCGTCGTCGCCGCGGCGACGGTCGCCGTCCTCGCAGCGACCGCCGCCGTCCCACGGTACCGTCGCCTCGGACCGCTCGCTCGCGCCGCGCCGCTCGGCGTCCTCCTCGGCATCGCCGCCGCCGCGGCGCTGGAAACCGTCGGCGTCTGGAGCGCGGCCGCGTACGCCGCCGTCGTCGCGCTACTCGCGACCGGCGCGGCCGTGATGTCGGTCGGCGAGGGACGCGCGGTCGTCCGGCGCGTCCGTAGCCGGCTGCTGTTCGGCGTCCCGTGGGGGACGCTCGCCGTCGTCGCGGGCGTCGCCGCGTTCTACCTCGTCGTCCAGTTCGGCGCGGCGGGGTCGCCGCTGGTCGTGCCGTTCGTCTCGTGGTCGTACTTCTACCCGCTCGGGACGGTCACGTCCGCGTTCGCGCACGCCAGCCTCGGCCACGTCACCGGGAACCTGCTCGGGACAGTCGCGCTCGCGCCGCTCGCGGAGTACGCGTTCTCGCACTACCCGACGGAGCGCGGCGAGTCGTCGTTCGGCTCGTGGACGACGAACCCCTACGTCCGGGCGTTCGTACTGTTCCCCGCGGGTGTCCTCGCGCTGGGACTGCTCACGGGCGTGTTCTCCTGGGGCGCGACCATCGGCTTCTCCGGCGTCGTCTACGCGTTCGCCGGGTTCGCGCTCGTGCGCTTCCCGCTGGCGACTGTGCTCGCGGTGTCCGCGCGCGAACTGCTCTCCTTGCTCTGGTCGGTCCTCCAGAACCCGATCACGTACGCCTCCGCGTCCTCGTCGTTCTCGGCGCCGTGGTGGGCCGGCGTCTCCGTGCAGGGCCACCTCTTCGGCTTCCTCGCCGGCGCGGTGCTGGCGGCCGCGCTCGTCGCCCGCCGCGACCGCGGACCGTCTGCGGCCCGCGTCTGGTTCGGCGCCGTCGTGCTCGGCGCGTCGATGTCGCTGTGGGCGGTGTGGTGGTACGGCGGCGTCGACGAGTACGTGCTGTTCCGCGCGCTCGGGCTGTTGCTCGTCGCCACGCTCGCCGTCCTGCTGACCGCCGCCGTGCGCGCTGACGCGGCCACCCTCGTCCGCGACGTCTCCACGCGGAAGGTCGCGTTCGCGCTGCTGCTGTTGCCGGTCGTGACGATGTCGCTGGTCGCCGTCCCGGTGAACCTCACCACCGTCGCGGACGCCGACCTCCCCGGCGATCCCGTGGAAGTCCGGGGCTACGAGGTGACGTACGCCGAGGACGTCACGAACGAGCGCGTCGCTGGCGTCGACCTGCCGTACGGGAGCGAGGCGACGAACGTCTCGGCGAGCGGCGTCATCGTCGCGAACGACGGCCGCGACATCTGGACGGAGGAGGTGAGCGCGAGCAGACTCGGGTTCTACGGCGACCAGACCGTCACCGTGGGCGGCGTCGGCTGGAAGGAGACGGTCGGCGTCCACCGCCGCGGCTGGGTGCCCGCGGGCGGGGACGCCGTCTACAACGTCTACGTGACGCCGCCGGACGAGTCGACGAGGCACGTCTACAGCTCCGAGGGCTCGACGGCCGACCCCGTCGTCGGCGGCCGGGCGGTGCGCGTGGACGCCGCTGGCGGCGGATTCGGGCTGGAGGTCCTGCGGAACGACACGGTCGTCGAGACCGTCGAGCTCCCGCGGGGCAACGAGTCCGTCGACGCGGGCGGGCTGACGTTCGCGCGGAACGAGAGCCGCGTGCTCGCGGCGTACGGCAACACTACCGTAACGATCGCGACCGAGGAGTCCTACGAGTAG
- a CDS encoding METTL5 family protein has product MKRALEQRLAAVEGFRDPSAALEQYPTPADLAAHLLHLADLHGDLAGRTVADLGTGTGILALGAATREPARVLAVERDREALAVARENEARVDPGVAVDWLLGDATRPPLASVDTVVMNPPFGAQRGSEHADRAFLAATADVASVSYSIHNAGSQSFVESFAADGGGEVTHAFAAELDVARQFDFHTSERERLDVEAFRIEW; this is encoded by the coding sequence GTGAAACGCGCGCTCGAACAGCGACTGGCCGCGGTCGAGGGGTTCCGCGACCCGAGCGCCGCGCTCGAACAGTACCCGACGCCCGCGGACCTCGCCGCCCACCTCCTCCACCTCGCAGACCTCCACGGCGACCTCGCCGGCCGCACGGTCGCCGACCTCGGCACCGGCACGGGGATACTCGCGCTCGGCGCCGCCACCCGGGAGCCCGCGCGCGTCCTCGCCGTCGAACGGGACCGCGAAGCGCTCGCCGTCGCGCGCGAGAACGAGGCGCGCGTCGACCCTGGCGTCGCCGTCGACTGGCTGCTCGGAGACGCCACGCGGCCGCCGCTGGCGAGCGTCGACACGGTCGTGATGAACCCGCCGTTCGGCGCGCAGCGCGGCAGCGAACACGCCGACCGCGCGTTCCTCGCGGCCACCGCCGACGTCGCGAGCGTCTCGTACTCGATTCACAACGCGGGCAGCCAGTCGTTCGTGGAGTCGTTCGCGGCCGACGGAGGCGGCGAGGTCACGCACGCGTTCGCCGCCGAGTTGGACGTCGCCCGCCAGTTCGACTTCCACACGAGCGAGCGCGAGCGCCTCGACGTCGAGGCGTTCCGCATCGAGTGGTGA
- the purL gene encoding phosphoribosylformylglycinamidine synthase subunit PurL, with product MPLADSDRRLVEAELGRDPTRAEAALFENLWSEHCAYRSSRPLLSAFTTDSDDVVVGPGDDAAVVSVPGTDQLVTFGVESHNHPSYVDPYDGAATGVGGIVRDTLSMGAYPIALADALYFGGFDRDHSRYLLDGVVEGISDYGNAIGVPTVTGSTQFHDGYEGNPLVNVACVGLVTEDRLVTAAAKEPGNKLVLVGNATGRDGLGGASFASEDLAEDAETEDRPAVQVGDPYTEKLLVEANEALVDEDLLLAARDLGAAGLGGASSEMVAQGGLGARIDLANVHQREPNMNALEILLAESQERMCYEVRPEDVERVAEIADRFDLGCSVIGEVTEGNYVCEFEGETVVDAPAEFLADGAPMNDLEREEPSERDTDLPDVGVGEAFDAVLSSPNTASKRWVYRQYDHEVGNRTLRRPGEDAAELALHEVAEAGGEETALAFSAGANPNWTAASPYRGAYATAVENATNLAAVGAEPLAAVDCLNGGNPEKPDVYGGFASAVDGLADGCRAVDAPVVGGNVSLYNDSAAGPVPPTPTLAMLGVRAGYDAPGMAVAGEGDLVLVGGHDETLGGSEYLAQFDGSAPFPDVESEGVAGVRTAAAHDATLAVHDVSDGGLAVTLAEMVGEDAGVDAEVPSVGALFSEAPGRAVVETTDADVLREAVDAPVVDLGEATADGALALGVAGESVNYEHEEIADARRVLERELD from the coding sequence ATGCCACTCGCCGACTCGGACCGACGCCTCGTCGAAGCGGAGCTCGGCCGCGACCCGACGCGGGCGGAGGCCGCGCTGTTCGAGAACCTCTGGAGCGAGCACTGCGCGTACCGCTCCTCTCGGCCGCTGCTGTCCGCGTTCACCACCGACAGCGACGACGTCGTCGTCGGGCCGGGCGACGACGCCGCGGTCGTCTCCGTCCCCGGTACGGACCAACTCGTGACGTTCGGCGTCGAGAGCCACAACCACCCCTCGTACGTCGACCCCTACGACGGCGCCGCCACGGGCGTCGGCGGCATCGTCCGCGACACGCTCTCGATGGGGGCGTACCCGATAGCGCTCGCGGACGCGCTGTACTTCGGCGGCTTCGACCGCGACCACTCCCGGTACCTCCTCGACGGCGTCGTCGAGGGTATCAGCGACTACGGGAACGCCATCGGCGTCCCCACCGTGACGGGGAGCACGCAGTTCCACGACGGCTACGAGGGCAACCCGCTCGTGAACGTCGCGTGCGTCGGCCTCGTCACCGAGGACCGCCTCGTCACGGCCGCCGCGAAAGAACCCGGGAACAAGCTCGTGCTCGTCGGGAACGCAACGGGCCGGGACGGTCTCGGCGGCGCGAGCTTCGCAAGCGAGGACCTCGCGGAGGACGCCGAGACCGAGGACCGGCCCGCGGTCCAGGTTGGCGACCCGTACACGGAGAAGCTCCTCGTGGAGGCCAACGAGGCGCTCGTCGACGAGGACCTCCTGCTGGCCGCCCGCGACCTCGGCGCGGCCGGGCTGGGCGGCGCGTCCTCGGAGATGGTCGCGCAGGGCGGCCTCGGCGCGCGCATCGACCTGGCGAACGTCCACCAGCGCGAACCGAACATGAACGCGCTCGAAATCCTGCTCGCCGAGTCCCAGGAGCGGATGTGCTACGAGGTCCGCCCGGAGGACGTCGAGCGCGTCGCGGAGATCGCGGACCGCTTCGACCTCGGCTGCTCGGTCATCGGCGAGGTGACCGAGGGGAACTACGTCTGCGAGTTCGAGGGCGAGACGGTCGTTGACGCGCCCGCGGAGTTCCTCGCGGACGGCGCGCCGATGAACGACCTCGAGCGCGAGGAGCCGAGCGAGCGCGACACCGACCTGCCGGACGTCGGAGTCGGCGAGGCGTTCGACGCGGTGCTGTCGAGCCCGAACACGGCGAGCAAGCGCTGGGTGTACCGCCAGTACGACCACGAGGTCGGTAACCGCACGCTCCGCCGGCCCGGCGAGGACGCCGCCGAACTCGCGCTCCACGAAGTAGCTGAGGCGGGCGGCGAGGAGACGGCGCTCGCGTTTTCGGCGGGCGCGAACCCGAACTGGACGGCGGCGTCGCCGTACCGCGGCGCGTACGCGACGGCCGTGGAGAACGCGACGAACCTCGCGGCCGTCGGCGCCGAGCCGCTCGCGGCGGTGGACTGCCTGAACGGCGGGAACCCCGAGAAGCCGGACGTCTACGGCGGCTTCGCGTCGGCTGTCGACGGTCTCGCGGACGGCTGCCGCGCGGTCGACGCGCCGGTCGTCGGCGGGAACGTCAGCCTCTACAACGACTCCGCTGCGGGCCCCGTACCGCCGACGCCGACGCTCGCGATGCTCGGCGTCCGGGCGGGCTACGACGCGCCCGGAATGGCAGTCGCGGGAGAGGGCGACCTCGTGCTCGTCGGCGGGCACGACGAGACGCTCGGCGGGAGCGAGTACCTCGCGCAGTTCGACGGCAGCGCGCCGTTCCCCGACGTCGAGTCCGAGGGCGTCGCCGGGGTCCGGACGGCCGCGGCACACGACGCGACGCTCGCGGTCCACGACGTCAGCGACGGCGGGCTCGCGGTCACGCTCGCCGAGATGGTCGGCGAGGACGCGGGGGTCGACGCCGAAGTGCCGAGCGTCGGCGCGCTGTTCTCCGAGGCGCCGGGGCGCGCGGTCGTGGAGACGACCGACGCCGACGTGCTCCGGGAGGCCGTGGACGCGCCCGTGGTCGACCTCGGCGAAGCGACGGCCGACGGCGCGCTCGCGCTCGGCGTGGCCGGCGAGTCCGTGAACTACGAGCACGAGGAGATCGCGGACGCGCGGCGCGTCCTCGAACGCGAACTCGACTAG
- a CDS encoding NUDIX domain-containing protein — METTRHFTATVYVVNDGATALHEHDRLGITIPPGGHVDRDELPHEAGKREVREETGLDPTLLGEAPDVPAPDGFALPSPRYQLCYDINVQEDGSVGHQHIDHVYFATVPSRDVDPADGEASVDVWEWYDPADLRESDLDADTVQIALEAIDEAESA, encoded by the coding sequence ATGGAGACGACGCGTCACTTCACCGCGACCGTCTACGTCGTCAACGACGGCGCGACGGCGCTCCACGAGCACGACCGGCTCGGCATCACGATTCCCCCGGGCGGGCACGTCGACCGCGACGAACTCCCGCACGAGGCGGGCAAGCGCGAGGTGCGCGAGGAGACCGGCCTGGACCCGACGCTGCTCGGCGAGGCGCCCGACGTCCCCGCGCCCGACGGGTTCGCGCTGCCGTCGCCGCGCTACCAGCTGTGCTACGACATCAACGTTCAGGAGGACGGTAGCGTCGGCCACCAGCACATCGACCACGTCTACTTCGCGACGGTCCCCTCGCGGGACGTCGACCCCGCGGACGGCGAAGCGAGCGTCGACGTCTGGGAGTGGTACGACCCCGCCGACCTCCGCGAGAGCGACCTCGACGCCGACACCGTCCAGATAGCGCTGGAAGCCATCGACGAAGCCGAGTCTGCCTGA
- a CDS encoding asparagine synthetase B, with protein sequence MDDALAATVREALADGNPLPGADGFAGRLPDGRLVRDVLGRDLCYYDGDAWSRSPDDLADPTLLPAGHVGEDGETRRAWRLPDPPASDDDPVGSVRDALDGALDVPDDDLAVAFSGGVDSALVAADLDAPLYVVGYEGCADIEAARESAAAMGRSDDLRVHEVTLDDIEAAVPEVARAIDRTNAMAVQIALPLYLVAERVAADGFSRLALGQGADELFGGYAKVAAAPDDPRTDADTIRGARREVLETLPEQLERDVRAVRAAGVEPVTPLLHDDVVRAALELPEEWLVSGDVQKRALREAARDRLPDAVCDREKKAVQYGSLVAREVDRLARRAGFKRRMDDHVTKYVESRVVDQREATDSASEEPSDP encoded by the coding sequence ATGGACGACGCGCTCGCGGCGACCGTCCGCGAAGCCCTCGCCGACGGCAATCCGCTCCCGGGCGCGGACGGCTTCGCGGGCCGGCTCCCGGACGGCCGGCTCGTCCGGGACGTGCTCGGCCGCGACCTCTGTTACTACGACGGCGACGCGTGGAGCCGCAGCCCCGACGACCTCGCCGACCCGACGCTGCTGCCCGCCGGCCACGTCGGCGAAGACGGCGAGACGCGGCGCGCGTGGCGGCTCCCCGACCCGCCCGCGAGCGACGACGACCCGGTCGGGAGCGTTCGCGACGCGCTGGACGGCGCGCTCGACGTGCCGGACGACGACCTCGCGGTTGCGTTCTCGGGCGGCGTGGACTCCGCGCTCGTCGCCGCCGACCTCGACGCGCCGCTGTACGTCGTCGGCTACGAGGGCTGCGCGGACATCGAAGCGGCCCGCGAGTCCGCGGCCGCGATGGGGCGCAGCGACGACCTCCGCGTCCACGAGGTGACACTCGACGACATCGAGGCCGCGGTCCCCGAAGTGGCGCGGGCAATCGACCGCACGAACGCGATGGCCGTCCAGATCGCGCTCCCGCTCTACCTCGTCGCAGAACGAGTGGCTGCGGACGGCTTCTCCCGGCTGGCGCTCGGGCAGGGCGCGGACGAGCTGTTCGGCGGCTACGCGAAAGTCGCCGCGGCGCCGGACGACCCGCGGACGGACGCGGACACGATTCGGGGCGCGCGGCGAGAGGTGCTGGAGACGCTGCCCGAGCAACTGGAACGGGACGTGCGCGCGGTTCGCGCGGCGGGCGTCGAACCGGTGACGCCGCTGCTCCACGACGACGTCGTGCGCGCTGCGCTCGAACTCCCCGAGGAGTGGCTGGTCTCGGGCGACGTCCAGAAGCGCGCGCTCCGCGAGGCGGCCCGCGACCGGCTGCCCGACGCGGTCTGCGACCGCGAGAAGAAGGCCGTCCAGTACGGCAGCCTCGTCGCCCGCGAGGTCGACCGGCTCGCCCGACGGGCGGGCTTCAAGCGCCGGATGGACGACCACGTCACGAAGTACGTAGAGAGCCGTGTGGTCGACCAACGGGAGGCCACAGACAGTGCGAGCGAGGAGCCGAGCGACCCGTGA
- a CDS encoding PHP domain-containing protein has translation MLSVELHAHSELSYDGRDPVEMLLEQAQAVGLDALAVTDHDEFEASLRAAELAEEYGLVGIPGMEVTSADGHVLAIGVDEEVPSHLPFGETVDAIRDRGGLAVVPHPFQSSRSGVAPNITDGELASADAIEVYNSRLLTGRANRKAERFARTHDLPMTAGSDAHIAEMVGQAVTRVGADEQSLEGILDAIREGRTSVEGKRTPWHISFRQAAGGAKRRVKNRLGEFF, from the coding sequence GTGCTTTCGGTCGAACTCCACGCGCACTCCGAGCTCTCCTACGACGGCCGGGACCCCGTCGAGATGCTCCTCGAGCAGGCGCAGGCGGTGGGGCTCGACGCGCTCGCGGTCACCGACCACGACGAGTTCGAGGCGAGCCTGCGGGCGGCCGAGCTCGCCGAGGAGTACGGGCTCGTCGGCATCCCGGGGATGGAGGTGACCAGCGCCGACGGCCACGTGCTCGCCATCGGCGTCGACGAAGAAGTCCCCTCCCACCTGCCGTTCGGCGAGACCGTCGACGCCATCCGCGACCGGGGCGGGCTCGCCGTCGTGCCCCATCCGTTCCAGTCCTCGCGCAGCGGCGTCGCGCCGAACATCACGGACGGCGAGCTCGCGTCCGCGGACGCCATCGAGGTGTACAACTCGCGGCTGCTGACCGGCCGCGCGAACCGGAAGGCCGAGCGCTTCGCGCGCACCCACGACCTCCCGATGACCGCCGGCAGCGACGCCCACATCGCCGAGATGGTGGGGCAGGCGGTCACCCGCGTCGGCGCAGACGAGCAGTCCCTGGAGGGCATCCTCGACGCCATCCGCGAGGGGCGGACGAGCGTCGAGGGCAAGCGCACGCCGTGGCACATCAGCTTCCGGCAGGCCGCCGGCGGCGCGAAGCGCCGCGTGAAGAACCGCCTCGGCGAGTTCTTCTAG
- a CDS encoding DNA-directed RNA polymerase subunit L, which translates to MELRVIEKGDAELTIEISGEDHTFMNGLKGALLETEGVTAASYDVNPEQSGGQTEPVLTIKTEDGADPLSALESAAGRMGDELRDFADAFEAAA; encoded by the coding sequence ATGGAACTGCGGGTCATCGAGAAGGGAGACGCGGAACTCACGATCGAGATTAGCGGGGAGGACCACACGTTCATGAACGGGCTGAAGGGCGCGCTCCTCGAGACCGAGGGCGTCACCGCGGCCTCGTACGACGTGAACCCCGAGCAGTCCGGCGGTCAGACGGAGCCGGTGCTCACCATCAAGACCGAGGACGGCGCCGACCCGCTGAGCGCGCTGGAGTCGGCGGCCGGCCGGATGGGCGACGAGCTCCGGGACTTCGCGGACGCGTTCGAGGCGGCGGCCTAA
- the hisF gene encoding imidazole glycerol phosphate synthase subunit HisF → MALTKRVIPCVDVDVDDDGNAAVYTGVNFEDLEYTGDPVEMAKRYNEAGADEFVFLDITASAEGRETMLSVVERVADEVFIPLTVGGGIRDTDDIKETLRAGADKVSINTGAIERPELITEGARAFGNQCIVISVDARRRFDEDGEHYEQVDGESCWFEATVKGGREGTGIDVVEWAAEAERRGAGELFVNSIDADGTKDGYDLPLTGAVCDAVSTPVIASSGCGSPQDMVEAFDVGADAALAASIFHYGEYTIEETKQYLDDHDVPVRY, encoded by the coding sequence ATGGCTTTGACTAAGCGCGTCATCCCGTGCGTCGACGTCGACGTCGACGACGACGGGAACGCCGCCGTCTACACGGGCGTGAACTTCGAAGACCTCGAATACACGGGCGACCCCGTGGAGATGGCCAAACGGTACAACGAGGCGGGCGCCGACGAGTTCGTCTTCCTCGACATCACGGCGAGCGCGGAGGGCCGGGAGACGATGCTGAGCGTCGTCGAGCGCGTCGCCGACGAGGTGTTCATCCCGCTGACAGTCGGCGGCGGCATCCGTGACACCGACGACATCAAGGAGACGCTGCGCGCGGGCGCCGACAAGGTCTCCATCAACACGGGCGCCATCGAACGCCCGGAGCTCATCACGGAGGGCGCGCGGGCGTTCGGCAACCAGTGCATCGTCATCAGCGTGGACGCGCGCCGGCGCTTCGACGAGGACGGCGAGCACTACGAGCAGGTCGACGGCGAGTCCTGCTGGTTCGAGGCGACCGTGAAAGGCGGCCGCGAGGGCACCGGCATCGACGTCGTCGAGTGGGCGGCGGAGGCCGAGCGCCGCGGCGCCGGCGAGCTGTTCGTGAACTCCATCGACGCCGACGGCACGAAGGACGGCTACGACCTCCCGCTGACGGGTGCGGTCTGTGACGCCGTCTCCACGCCGGTCATCGCGTCCTCCGGCTGTGGCTCCCCGCAGGACATGGTGGAGGCGTTCGACGTCGGCGCGGACGCCGCGCTCGCGGCGTCGATCTTCCACTACGGCGAGTACACCATCGAGGAGACCAAGCAGTACCTCGACGACCACGACGTTCCGGTCCGCTACTGA
- a CDS encoding cation transporter, whose product MANSRTTFTAAGVESTSDGEEIENALHEKEGIQLVTVDDETGEVVVRHGEALVSAEEIEQTVEELGYDVED is encoded by the coding sequence ATGGCGAATAGCCGCACGACGTTCACGGCCGCGGGCGTGGAGTCGACGAGCGACGGCGAGGAAATCGAGAACGCGCTCCACGAGAAGGAGGGCATCCAACTGGTCACCGTCGACGACGAGACCGGCGAGGTCGTCGTGCGGCACGGCGAGGCGCTCGTCTCCGCTGAGGAGATCGAACAGACGGTCGAGGAGCTCGGCTACGACGTCGAAGACTAG
- a CDS encoding universal stress protein: MTFVVAFDNSPLSRAALDRATRFATTVDEDVVAVTAVPRDAKKARERGWLGGDTEFSVERVTANLQAIVTDLDPSAGFAYRVVDRYAPRGRVSRAIRELAVERDASVVFIGSDNAGRMVGGISSVGQTVSSDDRYDVHIVRHPRDQ; encoded by the coding sequence ATGACGTTCGTCGTCGCGTTCGACAACTCGCCGCTCTCGCGGGCCGCCCTCGACCGCGCAACCCGGTTCGCGACCACCGTCGACGAGGACGTCGTCGCGGTCACCGCGGTTCCGCGCGACGCGAAGAAAGCCCGCGAGCGCGGGTGGCTCGGCGGCGACACGGAGTTCTCGGTCGAGCGAGTCACCGCGAACCTCCAGGCCATCGTGACCGACCTCGACCCGAGTGCGGGGTTCGCGTACCGGGTCGTCGACAGGTACGCGCCCCGCGGCCGCGTGAGTCGCGCGATTCGCGAGCTCGCCGTCGAGCGCGACGCGTCGGTCGTGTTCATCGGCAGCGACAACGCCGGCCGGATGGTCGGCGGCATCAGCTCCGTCGGCCAGACCGTCTCCTCGGACGACCGCTACGACGTCCACATCGTCCGCCATCCCCGCGACCAGTAG